A section of the Bryobacteraceae bacterium genome encodes:
- the trpB gene encoding tryptophan synthase beta chain translates to MSDEIKYVLDESRLPKFWYNIAADLPVPPPPVLHPATRQPVTPADLEVIFPMSLIEQEVSGEREIEIPKPVRDIYRQWRPTPLYRARRLEQALDTPAKIYYKYEGVSPAGSHKPNTAVAQAFYNKEAGVRRIVTETGAGQWGSSLALAGAFFGLKIEVFMVRVSYEQKPYRRALMETYGARCVASPSNETQSGRAILAQRPDHPGSLGIAISEAVEVAAQSADTKYALGSVLNHVLLHQTVIGQEAIEQLAMAGDEPDVVVGCTGGGSNFAGIAFPFIGRMLRGGRKMRIVAVEPAACPSLTRGKYAYDFGDTAHLTPLVKMHTLGSTFTPPGFHAGGLRYHGMAPLVSHCKELGLIEARAYPQLACFEAGVLFARAEGILPAPEANHAVRGAIDEALRCKQEGRSETILFNLCGHGHFDMQAYMDYFAGRLVDQQYDESELAMALAGLPSVSV, encoded by the coding sequence ATGAGCGACGAGATCAAATACGTTCTGGACGAAAGCCGCCTGCCGAAATTCTGGTACAACATCGCGGCCGATCTGCCCGTCCCTCCGCCCCCGGTTCTCCATCCGGCCACCAGGCAGCCAGTGACGCCGGCCGACCTGGAAGTGATCTTCCCGATGAGCCTCATCGAGCAGGAAGTCTCCGGGGAACGCGAGATCGAGATCCCGAAACCGGTGCGGGACATCTACCGGCAGTGGCGCCCCACGCCGCTGTATCGCGCGCGCCGTCTGGAGCAGGCCCTCGACACGCCGGCGAAGATCTATTACAAGTACGAGGGCGTCAGCCCGGCCGGATCGCACAAGCCGAACACGGCCGTCGCCCAGGCCTTCTATAACAAGGAGGCCGGCGTGCGACGCATCGTCACTGAGACCGGGGCCGGGCAGTGGGGCTCGTCGCTGGCTCTGGCCGGAGCCTTCTTCGGGCTGAAGATCGAGGTCTTCATGGTGCGCGTCAGCTATGAGCAGAAGCCATACCGGCGCGCGTTGATGGAGACTTACGGAGCGCGCTGCGTGGCGTCCCCCTCGAACGAAACGCAGAGCGGACGCGCAATCCTCGCCCAGAGGCCCGATCATCCCGGCAGCCTCGGCATTGCGATCTCTGAAGCCGTCGAAGTCGCCGCCCAGAGCGCGGACACCAAGTACGCCCTTGGCAGCGTGCTGAATCACGTGCTGCTGCACCAGACGGTCATCGGCCAGGAGGCCATCGAGCAGCTTGCCATGGCTGGCGACGAACCCGACGTGGTGGTCGGCTGCACCGGTGGCGGTTCGAACTTCGCCGGCATTGCTTTCCCGTTTATCGGCCGCATGCTGCGCGGCGGCAGGAAGATGCGCATCGTGGCGGTGGAGCCGGCGGCCTGCCCGTCGCTGACTCGCGGCAAATACGCCTACGATTTCGGCGACACCGCCCACCTGACGCCGCTCGTGAAGATGCACACGCTCGGCAGCACGTTCACGCCTCCGGGCTTCCACGCCGGCGGCCTGCGCTACCACGGCATGGCGCCGCTGGTCAGCCACTGCAAGGAGCTGGGCCTGATCGAGGCCAGGGCCTATCCGCAACTGGCCTGCTTCGAGGCGGGCGTGCTGTTTGCGCGCGCGGAAGGGATCCTGCCGGCGCCCGAAGCCAACCACGCCGTCCGCGGCGCCATCGACGAGGCGCTGCGCTGCAAACAGGAAGGCCGCAGCGAGACCATCCTGTTCAACCTCTGCGGCCACGGCCACTTCGACATGCAGGCTTACATGGACTACTTTGCCGGCAGGCTCGTCGATCAGCAGTACGACGAAAGCGAGCTGGCGATGGCGCTGGCCGGTCTGCCCAGCGTCAGCGTCTGA
- the gltA gene encoding citrate synthase, whose amino-acid sequence MEKQDTLTIIDNRTGKSYTIPFIDGCIRTMDLRQIKKDEQDFGVMGYDPAFMNTASCRSAITFIDGDRGILRYRGYPIEELAERCTFLEVAWLLLNGELPTPEELKHWEDEIKHHTMLHETTKKFLEGFRYDAHPMAMFISTVAALSTVYKDAHDIFNKDVRRLQMKRLIAKVPTIAAYCYRHSLGYPYVYPDNDLSYTENFMNMLWKMAEPKYHANPVLARALDILFILHADHEQNCSANVMRSVGSSHADPYVALAAAAAALSGPLHGGANEAVLRMLDEIGSKDKVPAYIERVKKGEVKLMGFGHRIYKNYDPRARIIKWTADRVFEVTGRNPKLDIALELERIALEDEYFIKRKLYPNVDFYSGIIYQAMGFKPEMFTVLFAIPRTVGWLAQWEEMLLDPEQKIARPRQIYIGHGERHVPEKTASALLAASV is encoded by the coding sequence ATGGAGAAGCAGGACACTCTTACGATCATCGACAATCGCACTGGCAAGAGCTACACCATTCCCTTCATCGACGGCTGCATCCGTACCATGGATCTCCGCCAGATCAAGAAGGACGAACAGGACTTCGGCGTGATGGGTTACGACCCGGCGTTCATGAACACCGCTTCCTGCCGGAGCGCCATCACCTTCATCGACGGAGACAGGGGCATCCTTCGCTACCGGGGTTACCCCATCGAAGAGCTGGCCGAGCGCTGCACCTTCCTTGAAGTGGCCTGGCTGCTGCTCAATGGCGAACTGCCCACCCCCGAGGAACTGAAGCATTGGGAGGACGAAATCAAGCACCACACGATGCTTCATGAGACCACCAAGAAGTTCCTCGAAGGCTTCCGCTACGACGCGCACCCCATGGCCATGTTCATCAGCACCGTAGCCGCGCTGTCCACCGTCTACAAGGACGCGCACGACATCTTCAACAAGGACGTGCGCCGGCTGCAAATGAAGCGCCTGATCGCCAAGGTGCCCACCATCGCTGCCTACTGCTACCGGCACAGCCTCGGCTATCCGTATGTCTATCCGGACAACGACCTCAGCTACACCGAGAATTTCATGAACATGCTGTGGAAGATGGCCGAGCCCAAGTACCATGCCAATCCGGTGCTGGCCCGCGCGCTCGACATTCTCTTCATCCTGCACGCCGACCACGAGCAGAACTGTAGCGCCAATGTGATGCGGAGCGTGGGCAGTTCGCACGCCGATCCCTACGTCGCCCTGGCCGCCGCGGCGGCCGCGCTGTCCGGCCCGCTTCATGGCGGCGCCAATGAGGCCGTGCTCCGCATGCTCGACGAGATCGGCTCGAAAGACAAGGTGCCGGCCTACATCGAGCGCGTCAAGAAGGGCGAAGTGAAGCTGATGGGCTTCGGCCACAGGATCTACAAGAACTACGATCCGCGCGCCCGCATCATCAAGTGGACGGCTGACCGCGTCTTCGAGGTCACCGGGCGCAATCCGAAGCTCGACATCGCTCTCGAACTCGAGCGCATCGCCCTTGAGGACGAGTACTTCATCAAGCGCAAGCTCTATCCCAACGTCGACTTCTACTCCGGCATCATCTACCAGGCCATGGGCTTCAAGCCGGAGATGTTCACCGTGCTGTTCGCCATCCCGCGCACCGTCGGCTGGCTGGCGCAGTGGGAAGAGATGCTGCTCGATCCGGAGCAGAAGATCGCCCGTCCGCGCCAGATCTACATCGGCCACGGCGAGCGCCACGTGCCGGAGAAAACGGCCAGCGCTTTGCTCGCCGCGAGCGTCTGA
- a CDS encoding beta-glucuronidase, with translation MLTTNLAAQPAPRPEHPQPQFQRPEWLTLNGPWQFAFDDRDEGLAAGWHLSEKPFTRIISVPFAFESRRSGIGDTSFHPVVWYRRQFEVPAAWKGRRVLLHFGAVDYKATVWVNGLTAGEHEGGNTPFRFDITGLLRPGANTVVVRAWDPPEDRSIPRGKQYWEPKSRGIFYTRTSGIWQSVWMEAAGESWLEFVRIAPRLDGTVTFHGRVARPQPGLTLRVTVRSGNETVAGGEGALTDGKYVDAAAFVRNPRLWTLERPHLYDVIFELRKDGKTIDTVNSYFGFREVAIENGRFCLNHRPIYLKFLLDQGYWPESLLTPPSDEAIQYDIRMAKEMGFNGVRKHQKVEDPRFLYWADRMGFLVSGEMANAYLYDEQYVLRFLREWTEAVERDINHPSLVIWAPLNESWGVPDLRDPRQQAHLRTLYHLTKSLDPSRLVIDNEGWEHVDTTDLYAVHDYSANYEALYGRWAKVEPKAGSALPPNGRPYVAAGHVYNGAPLYLSEFGGIAYIPPEAKTPEGSWGYAGVEKTPEDALKRLAGLYDAIAKLPFIGICYTQITDVEQEVNGLMTYDRKPKFDPKAIKALNDRLR, from the coding sequence ATGCTGACGACGAACCTCGCGGCGCAGCCGGCGCCGCGCCCGGAACACCCGCAGCCGCAGTTCCAGCGGCCGGAGTGGCTCACGCTGAACGGCCCGTGGCAATTCGCCTTCGACGACCGGGACGAAGGGCTGGCCGCCGGCTGGCACCTCAGCGAGAAGCCGTTCACGCGGATCATCTCCGTCCCGTTTGCCTTCGAAAGCCGGCGGAGCGGCATCGGCGACACGTCGTTCCATCCCGTGGTCTGGTACCGGCGGCAGTTCGAGGTCCCGGCGGCCTGGAAAGGACGACGCGTGCTGCTGCATTTTGGCGCCGTGGACTACAAAGCCACCGTCTGGGTGAACGGGCTGACGGCGGGCGAGCACGAAGGGGGCAACACGCCCTTCCGGTTCGACATTACCGGCTTGCTGCGTCCGGGCGCGAATACCGTGGTGGTACGCGCCTGGGATCCGCCCGAGGACCGTTCCATTCCGCGCGGCAAGCAGTATTGGGAGCCGAAATCGCGCGGCATCTTCTACACGCGCACGTCGGGCATCTGGCAGAGCGTATGGATGGAGGCCGCGGGCGAGAGCTGGCTCGAATTTGTGCGGATTGCGCCCCGCCTCGACGGCACGGTGACCTTTCACGGCCGCGTGGCACGGCCGCAGCCGGGGCTTACGCTGCGCGTCACCGTCCGCTCCGGCAACGAAACGGTGGCCGGCGGCGAGGGCGCTTTGACAGACGGCAAATATGTGGACGCCGCCGCCTTTGTGCGGAATCCGCGGCTGTGGACGCTCGAGCGGCCGCATCTTTATGACGTGATTTTCGAGCTCCGCAAAGACGGAAAAACGATCGATACGGTAAATTCCTATTTCGGTTTCCGCGAAGTCGCGATCGAAAATGGCCGGTTTTGCCTGAACCACCGGCCGATTTATCTCAAATTCCTGCTCGACCAGGGCTACTGGCCGGAGAGCCTGCTGACGCCGCCCTCCGACGAGGCCATCCAGTACGACATCCGGATGGCGAAGGAAATGGGCTTCAACGGCGTGCGCAAGCACCAGAAAGTGGAGGACCCGCGCTTCCTCTATTGGGCGGACAGAATGGGTTTTCTGGTCAGCGGCGAGATGGCCAATGCCTATCTCTACGATGAGCAGTACGTGTTGCGCTTCCTGCGCGAGTGGACCGAAGCAGTGGAGCGCGACATCAACCACCCGTCGCTGGTGATCTGGGCGCCCCTGAATGAGAGCTGGGGCGTGCCCGACCTGCGCGATCCCCGGCAGCAGGCGCACCTGCGGACGCTCTATCACCTCACCAAATCGCTCGATCCCTCGCGTCTGGTGATCGACAACGAAGGCTGGGAGCACGTCGACACGACCGACCTCTATGCGGTGCACGACTATTCGGCCAACTACGAGGCCCTGTACGGCCGCTGGGCGAAGGTCGAGCCGAAGGCCGGCTCGGCGCTGCCGCCCAACGGCCGCCCCTATGTCGCGGCCGGCCATGTCTACAATGGCGCGCCGCTGTACCTGAGTGAGTTCGGCGGCATCGCCTACATCCCGCCGGAAGCGAAGACGCCGGAGGGCTCGTGGGGCTATGCAGGTGTTGAAAAAACTCCGGAAGACGCGCTGAAGCGGCTGGCCGGCCTGTATGACGCCATTGCGAAGCTCCCCTTCATCGGCATCTGCTACACGCAGATCACGGACGTCGAGCAGGAAGTGAACGGGCTGATGACCTACGACCGCAAGCCCAAGTTCGACCCGAAGGCGATCAAGGCGCTCAACGACCGTCTGCGCTGA
- the chuR gene encoding anaerobic sulfatase-maturating enzyme produces MPAGDPFPILGHDYPLTAMPGPAPRIGSVLVKPASAVCNLDCEYCFYLDREADPYRDLPSRIMPAEVLERLVDGFLFYSYPVSVFAFQGGEPTLAGLAFFEKLVELQQKYGRPGHTISNSLQTNGILLDDAWCEFLHRYQFLTGISLDGPEDVHDRYRFNRAGHPTWRRVMEAVEHMKKHGAEFNILCVLSQANVEKPRELYRFFRSIGADHLQFIPLAEFHRDGTPMPFTITPEQYGRFLCELFDVWWPDRRRVRIRFFDNLAEALAGMKPGSCTMHKACDSYVVVEYNGDVYPCDFFVESGWKLGNLMLDSFAEIARRQRRHSFALKKSLPHEECRACEYQTICHGGCPKFRHGPAGRFEDLDYFCRAYKMIFARAAGPLRREVEKILGTGRNAAAVPSPY; encoded by the coding sequence ATGCCGGCCGGGGATCCCTTTCCCATCCTGGGCCATGACTATCCGCTGACGGCGATGCCTGGCCCGGCGCCGCGCATCGGGTCGGTTCTCGTCAAGCCGGCCTCCGCCGTCTGCAATCTGGACTGCGAATACTGCTTTTACCTCGACCGCGAGGCGGATCCTTACCGGGACCTGCCGTCGCGGATCATGCCGGCAGAAGTCCTGGAGCGCCTGGTAGACGGATTTCTTTTCTATTCCTACCCAGTGTCGGTTTTTGCATTTCAGGGCGGAGAGCCAACGCTGGCCGGACTGGCATTTTTCGAAAAGCTGGTGGAATTGCAGCAGAAATACGGCCGGCCGGGACACACCATTTCCAATTCGCTCCAGACGAACGGCATCCTGCTGGACGACGCCTGGTGCGAATTCCTTCACCGGTATCAGTTCCTCACCGGCATTTCGCTGGACGGGCCGGAAGACGTCCATGACCGCTACCGTTTCAACCGTGCCGGCCATCCCACCTGGCGCAGGGTGATGGAGGCGGTAGAACACATGAAAAAACACGGCGCGGAATTCAATATCCTCTGCGTTCTTTCCCAGGCCAACGTGGAAAAACCGCGCGAATTATACAGGTTTTTCCGCTCCATTGGTGCCGATCATCTGCAATTCATTCCGCTGGCGGAGTTTCACCGGGACGGAACGCCGATGCCCTTTACGATCACACCGGAGCAGTACGGACGCTTCCTCTGCGAGCTGTTCGATGTGTGGTGGCCGGACCGGAGGCGCGTGCGCATCCGCTTTTTTGACAACCTGGCCGAGGCTCTTGCCGGCATGAAGCCGGGCTCGTGCACGATGCACAAGGCGTGCGACAGTTACGTGGTGGTGGAGTACAACGGCGATGTCTACCCGTGCGACTTCTTCGTGGAATCCGGCTGGAAGCTGGGCAACCTGATGCTGGATTCCTTCGCCGAAATCGCGCGCCGGCAGCGCCGCCATTCGTTCGCCTTGAAAAAATCCCTGCCGCACGAAGAATGCCGCGCGTGCGAATATCAGACGATCTGCCACGGCGGCTGCCCGAAATTCCGTCATGGGCCGGCGGGCCGGTTTGAGGACCTCGACTATTTCTGCCGCGCTTACAAAATGATCTTTGCGCGGGCCGCCGGGCCGCTGCGCCGTGAAGTGGAGAAGATCCTCGGGACAGGCCGCAATGCCGCGGCGGTCCCCAGCCCTTACTGA
- a CDS encoding DNA-binding protein has product MATLGKRLREEREKRGLSIDELARQTRIHARYFEAIERDDIASLPGGFFYRSFLRQYARLLGIPEEVYQAEIERSLAEEAGRPYTVPERHIDVPPLPTPKRSRREEAVWWAVRAGGLLLTVAACTGLYIGWERWKQSQAVPAAAQQQAPAAAQPSPMPATGAVAPAQSPQETQETALAPASAVAAVAGSPVRVIVRASELTWVGVWQGRKYLFGDLMRPGEVRGFGGDDVLRVKIGNAGGVRVEWNGKEMAPFGPRGQVRTIEFRRDSWELIQPGRPAADAEAPPDGAQP; this is encoded by the coding sequence ATGGCCACGCTGGGCAAGCGGCTGCGCGAAGAACGGGAAAAGCGCGGCCTGAGCATCGACGAGCTTGCCCGGCAGACACGGATCCACGCCCGGTACTTCGAGGCCATTGAGCGCGACGACATCGCTTCGCTGCCTGGCGGATTCTTCTACCGCAGCTTTCTCCGCCAGTATGCGCGCCTGTTGGGCATTCCGGAGGAGGTTTACCAGGCGGAAATCGAAAGGAGCCTCGCCGAGGAAGCCGGCAGACCCTACACGGTGCCTGAACGTCATATCGACGTGCCGCCGCTGCCCACGCCGAAGCGCAGCCGGCGCGAAGAGGCGGTGTGGTGGGCCGTGCGCGCGGGCGGACTCCTGTTGACGGTGGCCGCCTGCACCGGGCTCTACATCGGATGGGAGCGGTGGAAGCAGTCGCAGGCCGTTCCCGCCGCGGCGCAACAACAGGCGCCGGCAGCGGCTCAGCCATCTCCGATGCCCGCTACGGGTGCCGTCGCTCCGGCTCAGTCCCCGCAGGAGACACAGGAGACGGCCCTGGCCCCCGCTTCCGCCGTCGCAGCGGTGGCGGGCTCGCCGGTCCGCGTCATCGTCCGCGCCAGCGAACTCACCTGGGTGGGCGTCTGGCAGGGCAGGAAGTACCTCTTCGGCGATCTGATGCGTCCGGGCGAGGTCCGCGGCTTCGGCGGCGACGACGTGCTGCGCGTGAAGATCGGCAATGCCGGCGGCGTCCGCGTGGAGTGGAACGGAAAGGAAATGGCGCCATTCGGGCCGCGCGGCCAGGTGCGCACCATCGAGTTCCGCCGGGACTCCTGGGAGCTCATTCAGCCAGGCAGACCGGCGGCCGACGCAGAGGCGCCGCCGGATGGCGCGCAGCCCTGA
- the fabI gene encoding enoyl-[acyl-carrier-protein] reductase [NADH] FabI has translation MPQLLKDRTSLILGLANRWSLAYAIARAFRREGAQLILTYQGDRQQETVEELARELGASRVVSCDVTQEADIERLAEMLRAEGDDLHAVVHSIAFANKEDLARPFYMTSREGFLLAQEISCYSLVAVARAVAPVMRQGGSITTLTYLGSQRVLPNYNVMGVAKAALEASVRYLASELGPQQIRVNAISAGPVKTASARGIKDFSKILETVAEKAPLRRPTDPEEVADAAVFLASHLGRGVTGNILYVDSGYQIMGI, from the coding sequence ATGCCGCAACTGCTGAAGGACAGGACTTCGCTGATACTGGGGCTCGCCAACCGCTGGTCACTCGCCTATGCGATCGCCCGCGCCTTCCGCAGGGAGGGCGCCCAGCTCATCCTCACCTATCAGGGCGACCGCCAGCAGGAGACGGTGGAGGAGCTGGCGCGCGAGCTCGGCGCCTCGCGCGTGGTCTCCTGCGACGTCACCCAGGAGGCCGACATCGAACGGCTGGCCGAGATGCTCCGCGCGGAAGGCGACGACCTTCACGCGGTCGTCCATTCGATCGCGTTCGCCAACAAGGAGGATCTGGCGCGGCCATTCTACATGACCTCTCGGGAAGGCTTCCTGCTGGCGCAGGAGATCAGTTGTTATTCGCTGGTGGCCGTGGCGCGGGCGGTGGCGCCGGTGATGCGGCAGGGCGGGTCCATTACGACTCTCACTTACCTGGGCAGCCAGCGCGTGCTGCCCAACTACAACGTGATGGGCGTCGCCAAGGCGGCGCTCGAAGCCAGCGTCCGATACCTCGCCAGCGAACTCGGCCCCCAGCAGATCCGGGTGAATGCCATCAGCGCCGGCCCCGTCAAGACCGCGTCGGCACGGGGCATCAAGGACTTCTCGAAAATCCTGGAAACGGTGGCCGAAAAGGCCCCACTGCGCCGCCCCACGGACCCTGAGGAGGTGGCCGACGCGGCCGTGTTCCTGGCCTCCCATCTGGGCCGCGGCGTCACCGGCAACATCCTCTACGTCGATTCGGGCTACCAGATCATGGGCATCTGA
- a CDS encoding MFS transporter, producing MIRRIFSAFHSRDFRLMWTGAFVSSIGTWMQKLAQSWLVLQLSGSAFYLGLDNFLGEIPIFLLALVAGVAADRIDRRRLLIGSQFVQMSCAFTLAALFALGHVRVWHILTLSFIVGTAQAFGAPAYQSLLPSLVPREHLPNAIAMNSIQFNLARVIGPVAGGLALTHLGAAWCFGLNGLSYVAVITSLLLIHVRYIPAPAQESVIESMKQGLGFIRGREGMLPLIVVAFICTFLGIPILVFLPVFARDIFAGNEATYTVLLSTEAAGAITGALLVAARGRRPNLGRDALIGLIALGVFEALFAFSRDFRFSLVFVYFGGMALIGCFALLSSLVQLIATDEMRGRVMSLYNIAFRGGMPIGSLVTGALAPVFGISAVVGTYGIVLACLAAYLLFFHRRLAAL from the coding sequence TTGATCCGCAGGATCTTTTCCGCCTTTCACTCGCGCGATTTCCGGCTGATGTGGACCGGAGCCTTCGTGTCGAGCATCGGCACATGGATGCAGAAACTGGCGCAGAGCTGGCTGGTGCTGCAACTGTCCGGGTCGGCGTTCTACCTCGGCCTGGACAATTTTCTGGGCGAGATTCCGATCTTTCTGCTGGCACTGGTGGCCGGCGTCGCCGCCGACCGGATCGACAGGCGGCGCCTGCTGATCGGTTCGCAGTTCGTGCAGATGAGCTGCGCATTTACGCTGGCGGCGCTGTTTGCGTTGGGCCACGTCCGGGTCTGGCACATCCTGACGCTGTCTTTCATCGTGGGCACGGCGCAGGCGTTCGGCGCCCCGGCCTACCAGTCCCTGCTGCCCTCGCTGGTACCGCGCGAGCACCTGCCGAACGCGATTGCGATGAACTCGATCCAGTTCAACCTGGCGCGCGTCATCGGGCCGGTGGCCGGCGGGCTGGCCCTGACGCACCTGGGCGCGGCGTGGTGCTTCGGGCTGAACGGACTCTCCTATGTGGCCGTCATCACTTCGCTGCTGCTGATCCATGTGCGTTACATCCCGGCGCCCGCGCAGGAGTCCGTGATCGAGTCCATGAAGCAGGGGCTCGGTTTCATCCGCGGCCGCGAGGGGATGCTGCCGCTGATCGTGGTGGCGTTCATCTGCACCTTTCTCGGCATTCCGATCCTTGTCTTCCTGCCGGTGTTCGCGCGCGACATCTTCGCCGGCAACGAGGCCACTTACACGGTTCTGCTTTCGACGGAAGCGGCGGGAGCGATCACCGGGGCGCTGCTGGTGGCGGCCCGCGGACGCCGGCCGAATCTGGGCCGCGACGCGCTGATCGGGCTGATCGCGCTCGGGGTCTTCGAGGCGCTGTTTGCGTTTTCGCGAGACTTCCGTTTCAGTCTCGTGTTCGTCTACTTCGGTGGCATGGCGCTGATCGGCTGCTTCGCGCTGCTGAGCTCGCTGGTGCAACTGATCGCCACCGATGAGATGCGCGGCCGCGTGATGAGCCTGTACAACATCGCCTTCCGCGGCGGGATGCCGATCGGCAGCCTGGTGACGGGGGCGTTGGCACCCGTTTTCGGCATCTCCGCCGTGGTGGGGACATATGGAATCGTGCTCGCCTGCCTGGCGGCGTACCTGCTTTTCTTCCACCGCCGGCTGGCGGCCCTATAG
- a CDS encoding RNA polymerase subunit sigma-24, whose protein sequence is MDATPDFAEIVREYQGMVYSLAWHALRDRAAAEDITQDVFLALHENLGRLEGREHIRHWLARVTSHRCIDEIRRRGYRRGPSLEEVPEPGMDGNGQDPLLRSRLRQMVASLPAPARMMILLRYQEEMELAEIARVLEIPVQTVKSRLHRALNLLRAKMARRRPAPREAAR, encoded by the coding sequence ATGGACGCAACGCCCGACTTTGCCGAGATCGTCCGCGAGTATCAGGGCATGGTCTACAGCCTGGCCTGGCATGCGCTGCGGGACCGGGCGGCGGCGGAAGACATCACGCAGGACGTCTTCCTGGCGCTGCACGAGAACCTGGGCCGGCTTGAGGGCCGGGAACACATCCGCCACTGGCTGGCGCGGGTAACCAGCCATCGCTGCATCGACGAGATCCGCCGCCGCGGTTACCGCCGCGGACCGTCGCTGGAAGAAGTGCCCGAGCCGGGCATGGACGGCAACGGCCAGGACCCGCTGCTGCGCAGCCGCCTGCGGCAGATGGTGGCCTCGCTGCCCGCGCCGGCGCGAATGATGATTCTGCTGCGGTATCAGGAGGAAATGGAGCTGGCCGAAATTGCCAGAGTCCTGGAGATTCCGGTGCAGACGGTGAAGAGCCGCCTGCACCGGGCGCTGAATCTGCTGCGGGCAAAGATGGCGCGGCGCCGGCCGGCGCCGAGGGAGGCAGCCAGATGA
- a CDS encoding membrane protein, giving the protein MEGSPHYGYRLILMALVVGANAFLAASEMSLISIRRSRLKQLCEEGHMGARAAAALLENPERLLSVVQVGVTLTSLCLGWLGEETLHALFQRLLPAAIPAAALPAISLVSVGLAFLVMTYVHVVFGEVAPKNFGMARAERLAVIVAPALLVFYRLVEPFVWVLERSSAAVSLLLGVKEQHPGAHSAEELKFVLQASCSAGQLGRFEAEAMQRLLDLPEWIAREIMVPRSQMATVDAGADIDEVLQKVSETRYSRLPVVEEGNENPIGFVHVKDVLDFWAQRRLSNLRRRAVEPFSLRRILRKAPILPESRPLHLLLEDLREQHAHLAFLVDEFGTVSGMVSLEDVFEQIFGEIEDEFDLRLESVSRESEALEVDGTIPIRDLETQYGIELPTEGDYETLAGYILYRLGRIPREGEWVEHGGRRYTVLAMEFNRIARVRIERLEAQEGGEAAEEKAP; this is encoded by the coding sequence ATGGAAGGCAGTCCCCATTATGGATACCGGCTCATCCTGATGGCGCTTGTCGTCGGGGCCAACGCCTTCCTTGCGGCTTCGGAGATGTCGCTCATTTCGATCCGCCGCAGCCGGCTGAAGCAGCTCTGCGAGGAAGGCCACATGGGAGCGCGGGCCGCGGCGGCGCTGCTGGAAAATCCCGAGCGCCTGCTTTCGGTGGTCCAGGTGGGGGTCACGCTCACCAGTCTCTGCCTCGGCTGGCTGGGCGAGGAGACGCTTCACGCCCTGTTTCAGCGGCTGTTGCCGGCCGCGATTCCGGCGGCCGCTCTTCCGGCGATCAGCCTCGTGAGCGTAGGCCTGGCCTTTCTGGTGATGACTTACGTCCACGTCGTCTTCGGCGAGGTGGCTCCGAAGAACTTCGGCATGGCGCGCGCCGAACGGCTGGCCGTGATCGTCGCCCCGGCGCTGCTGGTTTTCTACCGGCTGGTGGAGCCCTTTGTCTGGGTCCTGGAACGGTCCTCCGCGGCGGTCAGCCTGCTGCTCGGGGTGAAGGAGCAACATCCGGGAGCCCACTCGGCCGAGGAACTCAAATTCGTGCTCCAGGCCAGTTGTTCGGCCGGGCAACTGGGCCGTTTTGAGGCCGAGGCGATGCAGCGGCTGCTGGATCTGCCCGAGTGGATCGCGCGCGAAATCATGGTGCCGCGCAGCCAGATGGCGACCGTCGATGCCGGGGCTGACATCGACGAAGTGCTCCAGAAAGTCAGCGAGACACGATACTCGCGGCTCCCGGTCGTCGAAGAAGGCAACGAAAATCCCATCGGATTCGTGCATGTCAAGGACGTGCTGGATTTCTGGGCCCAGCGGCGCCTGTCCAACCTCCGGCGCCGGGCCGTCGAGCCCTTCTCGCTGAGGAGAATTCTCCGCAAGGCGCCCATCCTGCCCGAGTCGCGCCCGCTTCATCTGCTGCTTGAGGACCTGCGCGAACAGCACGCCCACCTGGCGTTTCTGGTGGACGAATTCGGCACCGTCTCCGGCATGGTCTCGCTCGAGGATGTCTTCGAGCAGATCTTCGGGGAGATCGAGGATGAGTTCGACCTGCGGCTGGAGTCGGTTTCCCGGGAATCGGAGGCGCTGGAAGTGGATGGCACGATCCCGATCCGGGATCTGGAGACGCAGTACGGCATCGAACTTCCAACGGAAGGCGACTACGAGACGTTGGCGGGCTACATCCTCTACCGGCTGGGCCGCATCCCGCGCGAAGGCGAGTGGGTGGAGCATGGCGGGCGGCGCTACACGGTCCTCGCCATGGAGTTTAATCGCATCGCCCGGGTGCGGATCGAGCGGCTGGAGGCTCAGGAAGGCGGCGAGGCAGCGGAAGAGAAGGCGCCGTAA